The following proteins are co-located in the Actinomycetota bacterium genome:
- the gltX gene encoding glutamate--tRNA ligase → MTEVRTRFEPSPSGSIHVGTALTASFNWLYARRHGGKFVLRVADTDASRVVEEGLRSVVEDLRWLGLDWDEGPEVGGPDEPYFQSQRGEFYREAGARLLDGGHAYRCYCTSEELQAARELARAEGRPPRYQGRCRDLTAAERAECDAEGRPAVVRFRVPEGETRVVDMVRGEVVFDHAQVEDFVIQRADGSALYNLAVSCDDLGMRITHIVRGEDIFSSTPKQDMIMRALGATELPVYGHMPLIVGSDRRPLSKRHGDTAVAQYREKGYLPEVLLNYLATLNWSMGDGSTERFSVPELIAAFDPSGITRNPSAFDIEKLAAWNGERIRAMSPEEFAARAEPFMVEAGVLSEPVAGEARAVVLAMAPLVQERMKRLDEAPGQLRFLFTEPEPDERARVLLTIERVPALEAAAEILERVEPWDAAAIQSALTEWADDAGIKRKEAFQPVRAAVTGTLVSPPLFESIQTLGRARALARVRAAVARARGTAS, encoded by the coding sequence GTGACCGAAGTCCGCACGCGTTTCGAACCTTCCCCGAGTGGATCCATTCATGTTGGGACTGCGCTCACGGCGTCCTTCAACTGGCTATACGCGCGCCGTCACGGCGGCAAATTCGTCTTGCGCGTTGCCGACACCGATGCCTCACGCGTCGTCGAGGAAGGGCTGCGTTCGGTCGTAGAAGACCTGCGCTGGCTGGGTCTGGATTGGGACGAGGGCCCTGAAGTCGGAGGCCCGGACGAGCCGTATTTCCAGAGTCAACGCGGTGAGTTCTATCGCGAAGCCGGCGCGCGCCTGCTCGACGGCGGTCACGCCTACCGCTGCTACTGCACGTCCGAAGAACTGCAGGCCGCGCGCGAACTGGCGCGCGCCGAAGGCCGCCCGCCCAGATACCAGGGTCGGTGCCGCGACCTCACCGCCGCCGAGCGCGCGGAGTGCGACGCTGAAGGGCGTCCCGCCGTCGTGCGTTTCCGTGTTCCGGAAGGCGAGACTCGAGTTGTCGACATGGTTCGAGGAGAAGTCGTCTTCGACCATGCCCAAGTCGAGGACTTCGTCATCCAGCGCGCCGACGGCAGCGCGCTATACAACCTTGCGGTTTCCTGCGACGACCTCGGGATGCGGATTACGCACATCGTGCGCGGTGAAGACATCTTCTCCAGCACGCCCAAGCAGGACATGATCATGCGCGCGCTGGGTGCAACTGAGCTTCCCGTCTACGGCCACATGCCGTTGATCGTGGGCTCGGACCGAAGGCCGCTCAGCAAGCGCCACGGCGACACCGCCGTCGCGCAATACCGCGAGAAGGGGTATCTGCCGGAGGTGCTGCTGAACTACCTGGCGACGCTCAACTGGTCGATGGGGGACGGATCCACCGAACGCTTTTCCGTCCCCGAGCTGATCGCGGCGTTCGACCCCTCAGGGATCACGCGCAACCCGTCGGCTTTCGACATTGAGAAACTCGCGGCGTGGAACGGCGAGCGGATCCGCGCGATGTCGCCTGAGGAGTTTGCGGCGCGCGCCGAGCCGTTCATGGTCGAAGCCGGGGTCCTTTCGGAGCCTGTAGCCGGCGAGGCGCGCGCCGTCGTGTTGGCGATGGCGCCGCTCGTTCAGGAGCGAATGAAGCGGCTCGACGAGGCGCCCGGGCAGTTGCGCTTTCTCTTCACCGAGCCGGAGCCCGACGAGCGCGCGCGCGTCTTGCTGACGATCGAGCGCGTTCCGGCACTCGAGGCGGCCGCCGAGATCCTGGAGCGCGTTGAGCCATGGGACGCCGCCGCCATCCAGTCGGCCCTGACCGAGTGGGCCGACGATGCCGGAATCAAGCGCAAGGAGGCGTTCCAACCCGTGCGCGCCGCGGTCACCGGGACTCTGGTCTCTCCGCCGTTGTTCGAGTCGATCCAGACGCTGGGGCGCGCGCGCGCGCTCGCGCGAGTGCGTGCTGCCGTGGCGCGCGCGCGCGGTACTGCCTCCTAA
- a CDS encoding fumarylacetoacetate hydrolase family protein: MRIARVAHGGAIAFAVIEDDVAAELDGPPIGALRFTGNRVPLQECRLLAPVLPSKVVAVGKNYAEHAAEFGSEVPSQPLIFLKPSTAVIGQGDAIRKPAGLVRLDHEAELVIVIAGLVRNADEQTAENAILGYTCGNDVSARDYQASDGQWARAKGFDTFCPLGPWIETDLDPAKLRVQSRVNGAVRQDASTADMVFRPAFLVSYVSKIMTLLPGDAIMTGTPAGVGPMEPGDTVEIEIEGIGTLSNPVIAAGDK, encoded by the coding sequence GTGAGGATTGCACGTGTTGCGCACGGTGGGGCGATCGCCTTCGCCGTGATTGAGGATGACGTTGCCGCTGAGTTGGACGGCCCGCCGATCGGGGCGCTGCGCTTCACCGGGAACCGCGTTCCTTTGCAGGAGTGTCGCTTGCTCGCGCCGGTGCTTCCGAGCAAGGTCGTGGCCGTCGGCAAGAACTACGCGGAGCACGCGGCGGAGTTCGGAAGCGAAGTTCCTTCCCAACCGCTGATCTTTCTCAAACCCTCGACGGCGGTGATCGGTCAGGGCGATGCGATTCGCAAGCCTGCCGGACTCGTGCGCTTGGATCACGAGGCGGAGTTGGTAATAGTGATCGCGGGACTCGTGCGCAACGCGGACGAACAAACGGCTGAGAACGCGATTCTGGGCTACACGTGCGGCAACGACGTGAGCGCGCGCGACTACCAGGCGTCCGATGGTCAGTGGGCGCGCGCCAAAGGCTTCGACACTTTTTGTCCGCTCGGCCCCTGGATCGAGACCGACCTCGATCCGGCGAAACTGCGGGTGCAATCGAGGGTCAACGGCGCCGTTCGCCAGGATGCGAGCACCGCGGACATGGTGTTCCGCCCGGCATTCCTGGTTTCTTACGTCTCCAAGATCATGACCCTGTTGCCTGGGGACGCGATCATGACCGGCACGCCTGCCGGCGTCGGTCCGATGGAACCAGGCGACACCGTCGAGATCGAGATCGAGGGCATCGGGACACTGTCCAACCCCGTGATTGCGGCGGGCGACAAGTGA
- the cimA gene encoding citramalate synthase, with translation MTSPIVLYDTTLRDGAQREGLSLTVEDKLKIATWLDELGVHYIEGGWPGSNPKDIEFFHRVGGIGLKNARIACFGATRRPNGSAESDAGVLELLNSGAPTVCLVAKAHDLQVTAALGTTLDENLRMVQDTVAFLVREGREVFLDAEHFFDGYRRDPEYALKVLAAAGDAGAATLVLCDTNGGALPWEAGKIVSAVREARGEPIGVHFHNDVGCAVANALVAVKHGAVHVQGTINGIGERCGNANLLTIIGNLALKSGLEVLDAEHLAKLTTVHYAVAEICNIAPDAHQPYVGASAFATKAGLHTSGLAKLEGAYEHVDPGLVGNGRRLLVSELSGRSTIVLKGKEIGIDLESDPGTAAAILSAVKDLEHAGYHFEAADASLELLMRRHAGIERELFRLESFRVIVEKREDGQVVSEATVKLWARGERHIATAEGNGPVNALDAALRMALVRFYPALEAIELVDYKVRILEEKQGTGAVTRVLLESQDGTREWSTIGVSPNIIEASWDALVDGLNYGLLHAEGEASE, from the coding sequence ATGACGTCACCCATCGTTCTGTACGACACGACGCTTCGCGATGGCGCCCAGCGAGAGGGCCTTTCGCTCACGGTCGAGGACAAGCTGAAGATCGCCACATGGCTCGATGAGCTTGGAGTGCACTACATCGAGGGCGGCTGGCCGGGTTCGAATCCTAAGGACATCGAGTTCTTCCACCGGGTTGGCGGCATTGGGTTGAAGAACGCACGCATCGCGTGCTTCGGCGCAACTCGCCGGCCGAACGGATCGGCGGAGTCCGATGCCGGAGTACTCGAACTGCTGAATTCGGGGGCTCCGACGGTGTGCTTGGTGGCGAAGGCGCACGACCTGCAGGTGACCGCCGCGCTCGGCACGACGCTGGATGAGAACCTGCGCATGGTCCAGGACACGGTTGCGTTCCTCGTTCGCGAAGGAAGAGAGGTATTCCTCGACGCCGAGCATTTCTTCGATGGGTATCGCCGTGATCCCGAGTACGCGCTGAAGGTCCTCGCCGCAGCCGGCGACGCAGGTGCAGCGACGCTCGTTCTGTGCGACACCAACGGCGGGGCACTGCCCTGGGAGGCCGGCAAGATCGTGTCGGCGGTTCGTGAGGCGCGCGGCGAGCCGATCGGCGTGCACTTCCACAACGACGTCGGGTGCGCGGTCGCCAACGCGCTCGTGGCGGTCAAGCACGGGGCCGTGCACGTGCAGGGAACTATCAACGGGATCGGGGAGCGGTGCGGTAACGCCAACCTCCTTACGATCATCGGAAATCTGGCCTTGAAGTCCGGCCTTGAGGTGCTCGACGCCGAGCACCTCGCGAAGCTGACGACGGTGCACTACGCCGTCGCTGAGATCTGCAACATCGCGCCCGACGCGCACCAGCCCTACGTCGGGGCGAGCGCGTTCGCGACGAAGGCCGGCCTGCACACGAGCGGACTGGCCAAGCTCGAGGGCGCTTATGAGCATGTGGACCCCGGGCTGGTCGGCAACGGCCGGCGGCTGCTGGTGAGTGAACTCTCGGGACGCTCGACGATCGTGTTGAAGGGGAAGGAGATCGGAATCGACCTGGAGTCCGATCCCGGCACGGCTGCCGCGATCTTGTCGGCGGTCAAGGATCTCGAGCATGCCGGCTACCACTTCGAGGCGGCCGACGCCTCCCTCGAGTTGCTGATGCGTCGACACGCCGGCATCGAGCGCGAACTCTTCCGTCTGGAGTCGTTCCGCGTGATCGTGGAGAAGCGCGAGGACGGCCAGGTCGTGTCGGAGGCGACGGTGAAGTTGTGGGCGCGCGGCGAGCGTCACATCGCTACGGCGGAGGGCAACGGCCCGGTCAACGCGCTGGACGCGGCGCTGCGGATGGCGCTGGTGCGTTTCTATCCGGCGCTCGAGGCGATTGAACTCGTGGACTACAAGGTCCGCATCTTGGAGGAGAAGCAGGGAACCGGGGCCGTCACGCGCGTGCTGTTGGAGTCGCAGGACGGCACACGGGAGTGGTCTACGATCGGCGTGTCTCCCAACATCATCGAGGCCTCGTGGGATGCTCTCGTGGACGGGTTGAACTACGGCTTACTGCACGCGGAAGGTGAGGCTTCGGAGTGA
- a CDS encoding branched-chain amino acid transaminase has product MPITPTEKIWMDGALVPWDEARVHILTHSLHYGSAVFEGIRAYETSKGPAVFRLTDHIRRLHDSAHIFMMQVPYSVDDLVIACKDTVRSSGLSSCYVRPLVYRGYGEMGLNPLVAPVNVSIAVWPWGAYLGEEGLRRGVRMTISSWRRHDPNIIPPAAKGTGQYINSSLAKIEALKGGYDEAIMLNPQGYVAEATGENIFIVRDGELVTPPLSAGALAGITRESIMRIAADLGVAVRECDLMRSELYLADEAFLTGTAAEVVPVREIDDRTIGAGEVGPLTKKLQDVFFAAVRGDVEQYAGWLEHV; this is encoded by the coding sequence ATGCCGATCACGCCCACCGAGAAGATCTGGATGGACGGCGCTCTCGTCCCCTGGGACGAGGCCCGGGTTCACATCCTCACGCATTCGCTGCACTACGGCAGCGCGGTCTTCGAGGGCATTCGCGCATACGAAACGTCCAAAGGGCCCGCGGTGTTTCGGCTGACCGACCACATCCGGCGACTGCACGACAGCGCCCACATCTTCATGATGCAGGTGCCGTATTCGGTGGACGATCTCGTAATTGCGTGCAAGGACACAGTTCGCTCGAGCGGGCTGTCGTCGTGCTACGTGCGCCCGCTGGTGTATCGCGGTTACGGCGAGATGGGGCTGAATCCTCTCGTCGCGCCGGTCAATGTGTCGATCGCGGTGTGGCCGTGGGGCGCATACCTCGGCGAGGAGGGATTGCGTCGCGGCGTTCGCATGACGATTTCGTCGTGGCGTCGTCACGATCCCAACATCATCCCGCCGGCGGCCAAGGGAACAGGACAGTACATCAACTCTTCCCTCGCCAAAATAGAGGCGCTCAAGGGCGGCTACGACGAGGCGATCATGCTGAACCCTCAGGGTTACGTCGCCGAGGCGACGGGCGAGAACATCTTCATCGTTCGCGACGGTGAGTTGGTCACGCCGCCGCTGTCGGCCGGCGCGCTCGCCGGGATCACGCGTGAGTCGATCATGCGGATCGCGGCCGACCTCGGTGTCGCGGTGCGCGAGTGCGACCTAATGCGCTCCGAGCTGTACCTGGCCGACGAAGCGTTCCTCACGGGTACCGCAGCCGAAGTCGTTCCGGTGCGGGAAATCGACGACCGCACGATCGGCGCCGGCGAAGTCGGACCGCTCACCAAGAAACTGCAAGATGTGTTCTTTGCCGCCGTGCGCGGCGATGTTGAGCAGTACGCGGGCTGGCTCGAGCACGTGTAG
- a CDS encoding 3-isopropylmalate dehydrogenase, whose protein sequence is MTYKIGIIPGDGIGPEVVAQGLKALDASGITTERVSFDLGAEKYLRTGEVLSDATLEEMRVLDAVLLGAVGDPRVPPGVLERDLLLKLRFDLDLYVNLRPVKLPEGVATPLAGKGPADIDFVVIRENSEGLYAGAGGVQARGTSREVATQESINTRTGVDRVLEYAFDLAERRARKKLTLVHKTNVLVHAGGLWARAFAEMGDANYPDVEREYVHVDAACLYMVTQPERFDVMVTENMFGDIVTDLGAAIAGGMGLAASGNLNPARRTPSIFEPVHGSAPDIAGKGCANPVACILSVAMMLEFLGEESAAARVERAALGVLGKLRATAGPDMGMTTDEIGDAVAEAI, encoded by the coding sequence ATGACGTACAAGATCGGAATCATCCCCGGCGACGGCATCGGTCCTGAAGTAGTCGCGCAAGGACTCAAAGCCCTTGACGCGAGCGGCATCACTACCGAGCGCGTCTCCTTCGATCTCGGGGCCGAGAAATACCTGCGCACGGGCGAGGTGTTGTCCGACGCAACGCTGGAAGAGATGCGCGTGCTCGACGCGGTTCTACTTGGCGCTGTGGGCGATCCTCGCGTGCCGCCGGGAGTGCTCGAGCGGGATCTGCTGCTGAAGTTGCGTTTCGACTTGGATCTCTACGTGAACCTGCGTCCGGTGAAACTTCCAGAGGGCGTCGCCACCCCGCTCGCCGGAAAGGGCCCCGCCGACATCGACTTTGTGGTCATTCGCGAGAACTCCGAGGGGCTCTACGCGGGGGCCGGGGGCGTTCAGGCGCGAGGGACTTCGCGCGAGGTTGCGACGCAGGAGTCGATCAACACGCGCACCGGCGTGGATCGAGTCTTGGAGTACGCATTCGATCTCGCCGAGCGGCGCGCGCGCAAGAAGCTCACCCTCGTGCACAAGACGAACGTACTCGTGCATGCCGGCGGTCTGTGGGCGCGCGCCTTCGCCGAGATGGGCGACGCGAACTACCCCGACGTTGAGCGCGAGTACGTTCACGTGGACGCAGCCTGCCTGTACATGGTGACCCAGCCGGAGCGCTTCGATGTGATGGTGACCGAGAACATGTTCGGCGATATCGTCACCGACCTTGGAGCGGCAATCGCCGGCGGGATGGGACTCGCGGCAAGCGGGAACCTGAACCCGGCGCGGCGCACGCCGAGCATATTCGAGCCGGTGCACGGCTCGGCGCCGGACATCGCCGGGAAGGGCTGCGCCAATCCGGTGGCCTGTATTCTGTCGGTTGCGATGATGCTGGAGTTCCTCGGCGAGGAGTCGGCGGCGGCGCGTGTCGAGCGAGCGGCGCTTGGGGTGCTTGGGAAGTTGCGCGCAACTGCCGGACCGGACATGGGGATGACGACGGACGAAATCGGCGACGCCGTCGCCGAGGCGATCTGA
- a CDS encoding maleylpyruvate isomerase family mycothiol-dependent enzyme has translation MTDIEGLSDAGRVDLLEQAFSSVEEVCAHLEPGDWDLQSDCPGWTVKDNLSHLTSYEAIMTGTEPASPVDLSNVSRITSEFQELNEREVVARRSIAGPDVLAEFRDATAKRLADLRALDEAAWDGEVEAPPGRLNQRLYLAMRILDVFYHEQDIRRATGRPGHLDGAVANFVFERLATKSLPVVVSRRGQAPDGSVVVFEVPAPGRTIAIQTSDSRGTLLSSGVPADSVLRFRMSVEGFFCVLGGRWTPVQARAHGGLEIHGDEVLARRILEHIVVVP, from the coding sequence ATGACAGATATTGAGGGATTGAGCGACGCCGGGCGTGTCGATCTTCTGGAGCAAGCCTTCTCTTCCGTCGAGGAGGTGTGCGCGCACCTGGAGCCGGGCGATTGGGATCTGCAGAGCGATTGCCCTGGGTGGACGGTGAAGGACAACCTCTCACACCTCACGAGTTACGAAGCGATCATGACCGGCACCGAGCCGGCTTCTCCCGTGGACCTCTCGAACGTCTCCCGCATCACCAGCGAGTTCCAGGAGCTGAACGAGCGAGAGGTCGTCGCGCGCCGGAGCATTGCGGGTCCCGACGTACTGGCGGAGTTTCGCGACGCTACCGCGAAGCGGCTTGCAGACTTGCGCGCGCTCGATGAGGCGGCTTGGGATGGTGAAGTAGAGGCGCCGCCGGGTCGCCTGAACCAGCGGCTGTACTTGGCGATGCGGATCCTGGACGTCTTCTACCACGAGCAGGACATCCGCCGGGCGACCGGACGCCCCGGACACCTGGACGGCGCCGTCGCGAACTTCGTGTTCGAGCGGCTGGCGACGAAGTCGCTGCCGGTGGTCGTGTCTCGGAGGGGGCAGGCTCCCGATGGGTCGGTCGTCGTGTTTGAAGTCCCGGCCCCCGGCCGCACGATCGCGATTCAGACGTCGGATTCAAGGGGAACGCTGCTGTCGAGCGGCGTGCCCGCCGACTCGGTCTTGCGTTTTCGCATGAGCGTGGAGGGGTTCTTCTGTGTGCTGGGCGGTCGCTGGACGCCGGTGCAGGCGCGCGCACACGGAGGCCTGGAGATTCACGGCGACGAGGTGCTCGCTCGCCGCATCCTCGAGCACATAGTGGTGGTGCCATGA
- a CDS encoding XRE family transcriptional regulator, with amino-acid sequence MAAVARPKNLPDPAAQSGARIRTLREARGLSLRDLAQRSGVSAPMLSQVERRETSPTLAVAAKIAAGLGLSLSQLLRLDEEHHVVVVRRADRQAVRRNGHKIEMLSPSLPGQRAAVSLHTLRAGGRTGDAGDPPMHEPGSRETAVVRTGSLTLIFDKDRYELSEGDAVTFDADLPHHFENPGEIETVFVAVVTTELRTT; translated from the coding sequence ATGGCTGCGGTCGCGCGCCCGAAGAACCTGCCGGATCCCGCCGCACAGTCGGGAGCCCGGATCCGCACGCTGCGCGAGGCGCGGGGGCTCTCCCTGCGGGATCTCGCGCAGCGAAGCGGCGTGAGCGCGCCGATGCTCTCGCAAGTGGAACGTCGCGAAACCTCACCCACACTCGCCGTCGCTGCGAAGATCGCCGCCGGACTCGGGCTGTCTTTGTCGCAACTGCTGCGTCTGGACGAAGAGCACCACGTCGTGGTCGTGCGTCGCGCGGATCGCCAAGCCGTTCGACGCAACGGACACAAGATCGAGATGCTCTCACCCTCCCTTCCCGGCCAGCGCGCAGCCGTATCGCTGCATACCTTGCGTGCCGGTGGGCGCACCGGCGACGCCGGAGATCCTCCGATGCACGAACCCGGCAGTCGCGAGACCGCCGTCGTACGCACCGGCAGCCTCACGTTGATCTTCGACAAGGATCGCTACGAGTTGTCCGAGGGCGACGCAGTGACCTTCGATGCGGACCTCCCCCACCACTTTGAAAACCCCGGCGAGATAGAGACCGTATTCGTCGCGGTCGTCACCACCGAACTCCGCACGACCTAG
- the leuC gene encoding 3-isopropylmalate dehydratase large subunit codes for MPKTMFEKIWEAHEVRQDLIYIDLHLVHEVTSPQAFDGLRLAGREVRRTDRTLATADHNVPTDGTHAARLIADDLSRAQVEALERNCVEFGVPLFSLGSGRQGIVHVIGPELGVTQPGMTIVCGDSHTATHGAFGSLAFGIGTSEVEHVLATQTLPQRRPKTMRITYTGALAAGVTAKDLILATIGRVGTAGCTGYVVEFAGETIEQMSMEARMTVCNMTIEAGGRAGMIAPDDTTFEYVRERAAAPSGDAWDEAVVRWRALATDPGAAFDREITIDASSLAPMVTWGTTPGMVADVTATIPDPAAFDSEGERDAAARALAYMGLDAGTPITDIAISRVFIGSCTNSRIEDLRAAARIAEGRRVASGVSAMVVPGSHLIKQQAESEGLDRIFTDAGFDWRDTGCSMCLGMNPDTLDPGERCASTSNRNFEGRQGRGGRTHLVSPEMAAAAAIEGHFVDIRGWNK; via the coding sequence ATGCCGAAAACCATGTTCGAGAAGATCTGGGAAGCGCACGAGGTGCGCCAAGACCTGATCTACATCGACCTGCACCTCGTTCACGAGGTGACCTCACCGCAGGCTTTCGACGGTTTGCGTCTTGCGGGCCGCGAAGTCCGGCGAACCGACCGGACGCTTGCGACCGCCGACCACAACGTCCCGACCGACGGAACACATGCCGCACGTCTGATCGCCGACGACCTGTCGCGCGCGCAGGTGGAGGCACTCGAGCGCAACTGCGTCGAGTTCGGGGTCCCGCTGTTCTCACTCGGCTCAGGTCGCCAGGGCATCGTTCACGTGATCGGTCCCGAACTCGGCGTCACGCAACCGGGCATGACGATCGTGTGCGGGGACAGCCACACGGCGACGCACGGCGCCTTCGGATCGCTCGCTTTCGGCATCGGCACATCCGAGGTCGAACACGTGCTGGCAACACAGACACTGCCGCAACGTCGCCCGAAGACCATGCGCATCACCTACACGGGCGCGCTTGCCGCCGGCGTTACCGCCAAGGATCTGATCCTGGCAACAATCGGCCGCGTCGGAACAGCCGGATGCACCGGATACGTCGTGGAGTTCGCCGGCGAGACCATCGAGCAGATGTCGATGGAAGCACGGATGACGGTGTGCAACATGACCATCGAAGCCGGCGGGCGCGCAGGGATGATCGCTCCCGACGACACAACGTTTGAATACGTGCGGGAGCGGGCTGCTGCGCCGTCCGGCGACGCGTGGGACGAGGCGGTGGTGCGCTGGCGCGCGCTCGCCACAGACCCGGGCGCGGCTTTCGATCGCGAAATCACCATCGACGCATCTTCCCTAGCGCCGATGGTTACTTGGGGAACCACGCCGGGGATGGTCGCCGACGTGACCGCAACCATTCCCGATCCCGCGGCCTTCGACTCCGAAGGGGAACGCGACGCGGCCGCGCGCGCGCTCGCCTACATGGGCTTGGATGCCGGGACCCCGATCACCGACATCGCGATCAGTCGCGTGTTCATCGGCTCGTGCACAAACTCGCGCATCGAAGACCTTCGGGCGGCCGCGCGAATCGCCGAAGGTCGCCGTGTCGCGTCGGGTGTGAGCGCGATGGTCGTCCCCGGCTCGCATCTGATCAAGCAGCAGGCCGAGTCCGAGGGTCTGGACCGCATCTTCACCGATGCGGGATTCGACTGGCGCGACACCGGATGCTCGATGTGTCTGGGAATGAACCCCGACACGCTCGACCCCGGCGAGCGTTGCGCCTCGACTTCGAACCGCAACTTCGAAGGGCGCCAAGGACGCGGCGGTCGCACGCATCTGGTTTCGCCGGAGATGGCCGCCGCAGCCGCTATCGAAGGTCATTTCGTAGACATCCGGGGGTGGAACAAGTGA
- the leuD gene encoding 3-isopropylmalate dehydratase small subunit: MKPVTVISGKVAVLDRSDVDTDQIIPKQFLKRIERTGFGEFLFYDWVRSGEVTLERAPILVAGRNFGCGSSREHAVWAIQDFGYQAVVAPSFSDIFFANCTKCGVLPIALPEEDVRALMGAREATIDLAAQTVTFAGRSASFEIDAETKHRLLNGLDEIGLTLQHEDEITAYERARARAGVATTSL; encoded by the coding sequence GTGAAGCCGGTTACCGTGATCAGCGGCAAGGTCGCAGTGCTCGATCGATCCGACGTCGATACCGACCAGATCATTCCGAAGCAGTTCTTGAAGCGGATCGAGCGAACCGGCTTCGGCGAGTTCCTCTTCTACGACTGGGTCCGCTCCGGCGAGGTGACCCTGGAGCGCGCGCCGATTCTGGTAGCGGGTCGCAACTTCGGCTGCGGGTCGTCGCGCGAGCACGCGGTGTGGGCAATCCAAGACTTCGGCTACCAAGCCGTCGTCGCTCCGTCCTTCAGCGACATCTTCTTCGCCAACTGCACCAAGTGCGGCGTGTTGCCGATCGCGCTGCCGGAAGAAGACGTGCGCGCGCTCATGGGCGCACGCGAGGCAACCATCGATCTCGCCGCACAGACCGTGACCTTCGCCGGTCGCAGCGCCTCGTTCGAGATCGACGCCGAGACCAAACACCGCCTGCTAAACGGTCTAGACGAGATCGGCCTGACGCTGCAGCACGAAGACGAGATCACAGCGTACGAACGCGCGCGCGCGCGCGCAGGCGTGGCGACGACGTCACTCTGA
- a CDS encoding RES domain-containing protein — protein sequence MRELYRVITWIPGARAGRAGHPLHVPRNAQGSGRVDNPDVYGVLYASTAPEGAIAEAFGHLATWSDSMLRRPGGGVRALAMYRLTNDRILDLDDPAQLLARALRPSRVVTRDREVTQAWARAIYSEDRWAGVSWWSRYDARWTSVAVWAIETLHASRRVAPLSLTDPTVGRAAAALNRPRTLRD from the coding sequence ATGCGTGAGCTGTACCGCGTGATCACCTGGATCCCGGGTGCGCGCGCAGGCCGAGCCGGGCACCCCCTCCACGTCCCCAGGAACGCGCAAGGGTCCGGCCGCGTGGACAACCCGGACGTCTACGGCGTGTTGTATGCGAGTACTGCGCCGGAGGGGGCCATCGCGGAAGCTTTCGGACACCTCGCGACGTGGAGCGACTCGATGCTGCGCCGCCCCGGCGGCGGAGTGCGTGCGCTCGCGATGTATCGCCTGACCAACGACCGAATCCTCGACCTCGACGACCCCGCGCAGTTGCTCGCGCGCGCGCTGCGCCCCTCGCGTGTGGTCACGCGCGACCGTGAAGTCACGCAAGCGTGGGCGCGCGCGATCTACTCGGAAGATCGATGGGCAGGCGTGTCGTGGTGGAGCCGCTACGACGCGCGCTGGACCTCAGTGGCGGTATGGGCGATCGAAACGCTGCACGCGTCCCGGCGTGTGGCGCCGCTCAGCCTGACCGATCCAACCGTCGGGCGCGCGGCCGCAGCGCTCAACCGACCGCGGACATTGCGCGACTGA